One Sphingomonas endolithica DNA segment encodes these proteins:
- a CDS encoding OPT family oligopeptide transporter yields MALAPQPARPLAELTLRGIVLGALITILFTAANVYLGLKIGLTFATSIPAAVISMAILRFFKGANILENNIVQTIASAAGTLAAIIFVLPGLILVGWWQGFPFWTTAFVCALGGVLGVMFSVPLRRALVTGSDLPYPEGVAAAEVLKVGTESSDGDTENARGLRVIVLGSLVSAGFALLAAAKLAAAEAAKNFKIGASATGVSASYSMALIGVGHLVGISVGAAMFVGMLIAWAGMMPYLTAGLPGDVDTIVGTVFRSDVRFIGAGTIGIAALWSLVRILGPIVGGIRSALAASRARAGGSELELTERDLPIGIVGLSVLLTLPPIAWLLYSFSAGGPVHESPVAVIAGTLIYILVIGVLIAAVCGYMAGLIGASNSPVSGVGILAVLGASLLLVAVFGHDTDPARTNALIAYALFTTAIIFSIATISNDNLQDLKTGQLVGATPWKQQVALILGVLFGSLVIPLVLNLLKESFGFVGMPGAGPNALSAPQAALISSLAKGVLGGDLNWNLIGAGALIGAIVIAVDELLGRTGKLRMPPLAVGMGIYLPMSLTLLIPIGALIGHWYERRAARASNPEFAQRMGVLAATGLIVGESLFGVGFAGVIAARGGQVPEGFGDSVAQWAELAAPTVFVALIVWLYRQTTALAK; encoded by the coding sequence ATGGCCCTCGCCCCCCAACCTGCCCGGCCGCTCGCCGAACTGACGCTCCGCGGCATCGTGCTCGGCGCGCTGATCACGATCCTGTTCACCGCGGCCAACGTCTATCTCGGGCTCAAGATCGGCCTCACCTTTGCCACCTCAATACCGGCGGCGGTGATCTCGATGGCGATCCTGCGCTTCTTCAAGGGTGCCAACATCCTGGAGAACAATATCGTCCAGACGATCGCCAGCGCAGCAGGGACGCTGGCGGCGATCATCTTCGTGCTGCCGGGGCTGATCCTGGTCGGTTGGTGGCAGGGCTTTCCGTTCTGGACCACCGCCTTCGTCTGCGCGCTGGGCGGCGTCCTGGGGGTGATGTTCTCCGTGCCGCTGCGCCGTGCGCTCGTCACCGGATCGGACCTGCCCTACCCGGAAGGCGTCGCAGCGGCGGAAGTGTTGAAGGTCGGCACCGAGAGCAGCGACGGCGACACGGAGAATGCCCGCGGCCTGCGCGTCATCGTGTTGGGCTCGCTGGTCTCGGCCGGGTTCGCGTTGCTCGCCGCCGCCAAGCTAGCCGCGGCGGAAGCGGCCAAGAACTTCAAGATCGGCGCCAGCGCGACCGGTGTGTCGGCGAGCTATTCGATGGCGCTGATCGGCGTCGGGCATCTCGTCGGCATCTCGGTCGGCGCGGCGATGTTCGTCGGCATGCTGATCGCCTGGGCCGGGATGATGCCCTATCTCACCGCCGGGCTGCCCGGCGATGTCGACACGATCGTCGGCACGGTGTTCCGCAGCGACGTACGCTTCATCGGCGCGGGCACGATCGGCATCGCGGCACTCTGGTCGCTGGTGCGCATCCTCGGCCCGATCGTCGGCGGCATCCGCTCGGCGCTTGCCGCATCGCGGGCACGCGCCGGCGGTTCGGAATTGGAGCTGACCGAGCGCGACCTGCCGATCGGCATCGTCGGACTGTCCGTCCTGCTCACGCTGCCGCCGATCGCCTGGCTGCTCTACAGCTTCTCGGCCGGCGGACCGGTGCATGAAAGCCCCGTCGCGGTGATTGCGGGCACGTTGATCTACATCCTCGTCATCGGCGTGCTGATCGCTGCGGTGTGCGGGTACATGGCGGGGCTGATCGGCGCGTCCAACTCACCCGTCTCGGGGGTCGGCATCCTCGCCGTGCTCGGCGCGTCGCTGCTGCTGGTCGCCGTGTTCGGGCACGACACCGATCCTGCGCGCACCAATGCGCTGATCGCCTATGCCTTGTTCACCACTGCGATCATCTTCTCGATCGCGACCATCTCCAACGACAATCTGCAGGATCTGAAGACCGGGCAGCTGGTCGGCGCCACCCCGTGGAAGCAGCAGGTGGCATTGATCCTGGGCGTGCTGTTCGGCTCGCTCGTCATCCCGCTGGTGCTCAACCTGCTGAAGGAATCGTTCGGCTTCGTCGGCATGCCCGGCGCCGGGCCGAACGCACTGTCCGCCCCGCAGGCGGCATTGATCTCCAGCCTGGCCAAGGGCGTGCTGGGCGGCGATCTCAACTGGAACCTGATCGGCGCCGGCGCGCTGATCGGGGCGATCGTCATCGCCGTGGACGAGCTGCTCGGCCGTACCGGCAAATTGCGCATGCCGCCGCTTGCGGTCGGCATGGGGATCTACCTGCCGATGTCGCTGACCTTGCTGATCCCGATCGGCGCCTTGATCGGCCATTGGTACGAACGCCGCGCCGCCCGCGCGAGCAATCCCGAATTCGCGCAGCGCATGGGCGTGCTGGCCGCGACCGGGCTGATCGTCGGCGAAAGCCTGTTCGGGGTCGGCTTCGCCGGCGTCATCGCCGCGCGCGGCGGCCAGGTACCCGAAGGCTTCGGCGACAGCGTCGCGCAATGGGCGGAGCTCGCCGCCCCGACCGTCTTCGTGGCGCTGATCGTCTGGCTATACCGCCAGACGACAGCGCTGGCGAAATAG
- a CDS encoding glycoside hydrolase family 130 protein has translation MTQLFHHALRLHADPSRVVVRPFHLAWSGNGGSRTERLVREVLKMSPQQTRAELEIVLKDFEARHWQTRRVFMTRYDEIEAMMGLDGSEIGDEKRQLIGAYFCHEYSYAAAALMNPSATPHFDQSGMPSGSLRILMSLRAVGEGHISSVAFREGIITDHNQLKLAPEPPFATATDAIGKEEEELPVGPITVYRHRDSTLSGTVIFPITAAQSKGLEDLRLVRFTHDDDSVEWLGTYTAYNGSVIQSELMRTRDFRAFDLVPMSGPASRNKGMALFPRKIAGKYMMMGRQDGENLFLLQSDTLTHWEEGERLLEPKFPWELVQIGNCGPPIEIDEGWLLLTHGVGAMRKYSIGAVLLDKDDPSKVLGRTVHPILAAADQDREGYVPNVVYTCGAIRHGETLFVPYGVADSSVAFAFIPIKALLADM, from the coding sequence GTGACACAGCTGTTCCATCACGCACTGCGGCTGCATGCCGATCCGTCGCGCGTCGTCGTGCGACCATTCCATCTCGCCTGGTCCGGCAATGGCGGCAGCCGTACCGAGCGCCTGGTGCGCGAGGTGCTCAAGATGAGCCCGCAGCAGACGCGCGCCGAGCTGGAGATCGTGCTCAAGGATTTCGAGGCGCGGCACTGGCAGACCCGCCGCGTGTTCATGACGCGCTATGACGAGATCGAGGCCATGATGGGTCTCGACGGCAGCGAGATCGGCGACGAGAAGCGGCAGCTGATCGGCGCCTATTTCTGCCACGAATATAGCTATGCCGCGGCCGCGCTTATGAACCCATCGGCGACGCCGCATTTCGATCAATCGGGCATGCCGAGCGGATCGCTGCGCATCCTGATGAGCTTGCGGGCGGTGGGCGAGGGGCACATCTCCTCGGTCGCGTTCCGCGAGGGGATCATCACCGATCACAACCAGCTGAAGCTTGCGCCCGAGCCGCCCTTTGCCACCGCGACTGACGCGATCGGCAAGGAAGAGGAGGAACTGCCGGTCGGCCCGATCACTGTCTACCGCCATCGCGATTCGACGCTGTCGGGCACGGTGATCTTCCCGATCACCGCGGCGCAATCCAAGGGGCTGGAGGATCTGCGCCTCGTCCGGTTCACGCATGACGATGACAGCGTGGAGTGGCTCGGGACGTACACCGCCTATAACGGCTCGGTGATCCAGTCGGAGCTGATGCGCACCCGCGATTTCCGGGCGTTCGATCTGGTGCCGATGTCGGGGCCGGCGAGCCGCAACAAGGGCATGGCGCTGTTCCCGCGCAAGATTGCGGGCAAATACATGATGATGGGCCGGCAGGACGGCGAGAACCTGTTCCTGCTGCAATCCGACACGCTGACGCATTGGGAAGAGGGCGAGCGGCTGCTGGAGCCGAAATTCCCGTGGGAGCTGGTGCAGATCGGCAATTGCGGGCCGCCGATCGAAATCGACGAAGGCTGGCTGCTGCTGACCCATGGCGTGGGGGCGATGCGCAAATATTCGATCGGCGCGGTGCTGCTCGACAAGGACGATCCCTCCAAGGTGCTCGGCCGGACCGTCCACCCGATCCTGGCCGCCGCCGACCAGGACCGCGAGGGCTATGTGCCCAACGTCGTCTACACCTGCGGCGCGATCCGGCATGGCGAGACGTTGTTCGTGCCGTATGGCGTCGCCGACAGTTCGGTGGCTTTTGCGTTCATTCCGATCAAGGCGCTGCTTGCGGACATGTGA
- a CDS encoding glycosyltransferase family 4 protein, whose amino-acid sequence MEKVAELISGIDHIALVGNFLPRKCGLATFTTDTFTALKGRYRDLTVDVYAMDDHPGMYEYPPEVTMSIAEQDKSAYVAAARAIEASGAKAVWLQHEYGIFGGAAGEHILALLDRLTVPIIVTLHTILEKPNTDQRRVMEGLLRCASRVVVMAERGREILERVYGASSRSIVMIPHGVPDRDFVDPDSLKARFGWEGRKVVLTFGLLAPNKGIETLIEAMPAIVEANPNVLYAVLGATHPNLVAREGEKYRDRLKALADSLGVGANVEFIDAFLEHDELIDYLQAADVYATPYSNPAQITSGTLSYAVGVGKAVVSTPYVHATEILADGHGVLVDFGDSAAFAREINLLLGSDRNRTRLSERAYARGRTMIWPVLAETAMREIATMVSAKPLRLAKSGAAFPILRPDFAAVERMSDSTGMLQHSIYSVPDRRHGYCIDDNVRALMLLTRMHELDEVTRDKWMTIYQSFIQYAWNPDVRRFRNFMNFDRSWCEEFGSEDSNGRTLWALGVTARDARQSKHRDWAMAMFDMTASLALELGSPRAHAFCMLGAAAVLDAHPGHALARQILARFSDELLALLAKARRPEWQWFEIVLAYDNARLPEAMIRAGLSLQRDDLVACGLETLDWIVDRQTSPEGRFRAVGTESFGRVYQEPLPFDQQPLEAQATVDACVAAYDATSDQRWFDEANRAYRWYLGQNDLDLPLATMADGGCFDGLMPAGLNRNQGAESILALQLASCAISGLSKRVESVAGPSSAVA is encoded by the coding sequence ATGGAGAAGGTCGCAGAGTTGATTTCGGGCATCGATCACATCGCGCTGGTCGGTAACTTCTTGCCCCGAAAATGCGGCTTGGCAACTTTCACCACCGACACCTTCACCGCCCTTAAGGGTCGGTATCGGGATCTGACGGTCGATGTCTATGCGATGGACGATCATCCGGGGATGTACGAATATCCGCCCGAGGTGACGATGAGCATCGCGGAGCAGGATAAGTCCGCCTATGTCGCGGCCGCCCGTGCGATCGAGGCGAGCGGCGCCAAGGCGGTTTGGCTGCAGCATGAATATGGCATTTTCGGCGGTGCCGCGGGCGAGCACATTCTGGCGCTGCTGGATCGTCTTACCGTGCCGATCATCGTCACGCTGCACACGATCCTCGAAAAGCCCAACACCGATCAACGTCGCGTGATGGAAGGCCTGCTGCGCTGCGCGTCGCGCGTCGTCGTCATGGCGGAACGGGGTCGTGAGATCCTCGAGCGTGTCTATGGCGCCAGTAGCCGGTCGATCGTGATGATCCCGCACGGCGTGCCGGACCGCGACTTCGTCGATCCGGACAGCCTCAAGGCCCGTTTCGGCTGGGAAGGGCGCAAGGTCGTGCTGACCTTCGGCCTGCTCGCGCCCAACAAGGGCATCGAGACGCTGATCGAAGCGATGCCGGCGATCGTCGAGGCCAATCCCAACGTGCTCTACGCCGTGCTCGGCGCGACGCACCCGAACCTCGTCGCGCGCGAAGGCGAGAAGTATCGCGATCGGTTGAAGGCGCTGGCCGACAGCCTCGGCGTCGGCGCCAATGTCGAGTTCATCGACGCGTTCCTCGAACATGACGAGCTGATCGACTATCTGCAGGCCGCGGACGTCTATGCCACGCCCTACAGCAATCCCGCGCAAATCACTTCCGGCACGCTTTCCTATGCGGTGGGTGTCGGCAAGGCCGTGGTCTCCACCCCGTATGTCCATGCGACCGAGATCCTGGCCGATGGGCACGGCGTGCTCGTCGATTTCGGCGACAGCGCCGCCTTCGCACGCGAGATAAACCTGCTGCTCGGCAGCGATCGCAATCGCACGCGCTTGTCGGAGCGAGCCTATGCGCGTGGCCGGACGATGATCTGGCCGGTGCTCGCCGAGACGGCGATGCGCGAGATCGCGACGATGGTGTCGGCCAAGCCATTGCGTCTCGCCAAATCTGGCGCCGCCTTTCCGATCCTGAGGCCGGATTTCGCCGCCGTCGAGCGGATGAGCGACTCCACCGGCATGTTGCAGCATTCGATCTACTCGGTACCGGACCGGCGCCACGGCTATTGCATCGACGACAATGTCCGCGCGCTGATGTTACTCACCCGTATGCACGAACTTGATGAAGTTACGCGCGACAAATGGATGACGATCTACCAGTCGTTCATCCAATATGCGTGGAACCCGGATGTCCGCCGCTTCCGCAACTTCATGAACTTCGATCGCTCGTGGTGCGAAGAATTCGGCTCCGAAGATTCGAACGGTCGAACCTTGTGGGCGCTCGGTGTCACGGCGCGCGATGCGCGTCAGAGCAAGCACCGCGACTGGGCGATGGCGATGTTCGACATGACGGCATCGCTCGCGCTGGAACTCGGATCGCCGCGCGCCCATGCCTTCTGCATGCTCGGTGCGGCAGCGGTGCTCGACGCGCATCCGGGGCACGCGCTCGCGCGCCAGATCCTGGCGCGTTTCTCGGACGAACTGCTGGCGCTGCTCGCCAAGGCACGCCGGCCGGAGTGGCAGTGGTTCGAGATCGTGCTCGCTTATGACAATGCGCGGTTGCCGGAGGCGATGATCCGGGCGGGGCTGTCCTTGCAGCGCGACGATCTCGTCGCTTGCGGGCTGGAAACGCTCGACTGGATCGTCGACCGGCAGACCTCGCCCGAGGGTCGCTTCCGCGCAGTGGGTACCGAAAGCTTCGGTCGCGTTTATCAGGAGCCGCTGCCATTCGATCAACAGCCGCTGGAAGCTCAGGCCACGGTCGATGCCTGCGTCGCAGCCTATGATGCCACATCCGACCAGCGCTGGTTCGACGAAGCCAATCGCGCCTATCGCTGGTATCTCGGCCAGAACGATCTCGACCTGCCGCTGGCGACGATGGCGGACGGCGGCTGCTTTGACGGCCTGATGCCCGCCGGTCTTAACCGCAATCAAGGTGCGGAGTCGATTTTGGCGCTGCAACTCGCCTCTTGTGCGATTTCAGGGCTATCAAAGCGCGTCGAAAGCGTGGCAGGGCCGTCGAGCGCTGTCGCATAG
- the queF gene encoding preQ(1) synthase — protein sequence MTPTHLGQPSALPASPEDAILDYVPNPRTGRPYLVRFTVPEFTSLCPVTAQPDFAHLVIDYAPAATIVESKSLKLFLGSFRNHQAFHEDCTVGIGERLVAEMQPIWLRIGGYWYPRGGIPIDVFWQSGEPPQGLWLPSQDVPSYRGRG from the coding sequence ATGACCCCAACCCATCTCGGCCAGCCCAGCGCGCTTCCTGCATCTCCCGAAGACGCGATCCTCGATTATGTCCCCAATCCGCGCACCGGCCGGCCTTATCTGGTGCGGTTCACGGTTCCAGAATTCACGTCGCTCTGCCCGGTCACCGCGCAGCCCGATTTCGCGCATCTCGTCATCGATTATGCGCCGGCCGCCACCATCGTCGAGTCCAAGTCGCTCAAGCTGTTCCTCGGTTCCTTCCGCAACCACCAGGCGTTCCATGAGGATTGCACGGTCGGGATCGGCGAGCGCCTGGTGGCCGAGATGCAGCCGATCTGGCTGCGCATCGGCGGCTATTGGTACCCGCGTGGCGGCATCCCGATCGACGTCTTCTGGCAGTCGGGCGAGCCGCCGCAAGGCCTGTGGCTTCCATCACAGGACGTGCCGAGCTATCGCGGGCGCGGCTGA
- a CDS encoding cryptochrome/photolyase family protein: MTTLIPILGDQLSRDLSALRHADQATTRLLMMEVAEETRYVRHHKTKIAYIFAAMRHHAEALRSAGWHVDYVTLDDPENSGSFTGEIARAIDRHRPDRIVVTEAGEWRVAAMLDAWETLFGIPVEIRTDDRFIASHAEFGQWIEDRKQLRMEFFYREMRQKTGLLMDGGKPEGGQWNFDADNRKPARGDLLMPRPLSFAPDAITQEVLALVAARFGDHPGSLDGFDYAVTADDALRQQGYFLRHALPQFGDYQDAMLTGERFLWHSILSPYINSGLLDPLVLCHAAEAEYRAGRAPLNSTEGFIRQIIGWREYMRGIYWSQGPDYVNRNFLDARRDLPAFYWTGETDMHCLKEAIGQTLATAHAHHIQRLMVTGNYALLIGADPKQVHRWYLEVYLDAYEWVELPNTLGMSQFGDGGLLGSKPYAASGAYINRMSDYCQHCRYDVKQRVGPDACPFNALYWDFMARNEDKLARNPRLSMPYRNWARMDDATQGALRGQAAAHLASLDDAPGYG; encoded by the coding sequence GTGACCACGCTCATTCCTATCCTCGGCGACCAGCTCAGCCGCGATCTCTCCGCCCTGCGCCACGCCGACCAGGCGACCACTCGCCTGCTGATGATGGAGGTGGCCGAGGAGACGCGCTATGTCCGCCACCACAAGACAAAGATCGCCTATATCTTTGCCGCGATGCGGCATCATGCCGAGGCATTGCGGAGCGCGGGATGGCATGTCGACTATGTCACGCTCGACGATCCCGAGAATAGCGGCAGCTTCACCGGCGAGATAGCGCGCGCGATCGATCGCCACCGCCCAGACCGGATCGTCGTCACCGAGGCCGGCGAATGGCGTGTCGCGGCGATGCTGGATGCCTGGGAGACGTTGTTCGGCATCCCGGTCGAGATACGAACGGACGATCGCTTCATCGCCAGCCATGCCGAGTTCGGCCAATGGATCGAGGATCGCAAGCAGCTGCGCATGGAGTTCTTCTACCGCGAGATGCGGCAGAAGACCGGGTTGCTGATGGATGGCGGCAAGCCCGAAGGCGGGCAGTGGAATTTCGATGCCGACAACCGCAAGCCGGCACGCGGCGACCTGCTGATGCCGCGGCCGCTGTCGTTCGCGCCGGATGCGATCACGCAGGAGGTGCTGGCGCTGGTCGCGGCGCGGTTCGGCGATCATCCGGGGTCGTTGGACGGCTTCGATTATGCGGTGACCGCCGACGATGCCTTGCGTCAGCAGGGTTATTTCCTGCGCCATGCTCTGCCGCAATTCGGCGATTACCAGGATGCGATGCTGACGGGCGAGCGCTTCCTGTGGCACTCGATCCTGTCGCCCTACATCAATTCGGGGCTGCTCGATCCGCTTGTCTTGTGCCACGCGGCGGAAGCGGAATACCGCGCGGGCCGAGCGCCGTTGAACTCCACCGAGGGCTTCATTCGCCAGATCATCGGCTGGCGCGAATATATGCGCGGGATCTACTGGTCGCAGGGCCCGGATTATGTGAACCGCAATTTCCTGGATGCCAGGCGCGACCTACCCGCCTTCTACTGGACCGGCGAGACGGACATGCATTGCCTGAAGGAAGCGATCGGGCAGACGCTGGCGACCGCGCATGCGCATCATATCCAGCGGCTGATGGTGACCGGCAATTACGCGCTGCTGATCGGTGCCGATCCGAAGCAGGTGCATCGATGGTATCTGGAAGTGTATCTGGATGCCTATGAATGGGTGGAATTGCCCAACACGCTGGGCATGAGCCAGTTCGGCGACGGCGGGCTGCTGGGTTCGAAACCCTATGCGGCGTCGGGCGCGTACATCAACCGCATGTCGGATTATTGCCAGCATTGTCGGTACGACGTGAAGCAACGCGTCGGGCCGGACGCCTGCCCGTTCAACGCGCTGTATTGGGATTTCATGGCGCGCAATGAAGACAAATTGGCCCGCAACCCCCGTCTGTCGATGCCGTACCGCAATTGGGCACGAATGGATGATGCGACGCAGGGCGCGCTGCGCGGCCAGGCGGCGGCACATCTCGCGTCGCTCGACGACGCGCCGGGCTATGGCTAG
- the sseA gene encoding 3-mercaptopyruvate sulfurtransferase yields MDSLVTTEWLAGELGASDLRIVDATFFAGFGSRDAAAEFEAAHIPGAVFMDLSEIADTSSDLPSMLPAPEKFASRMQSLGLGDGSRIVLYDNSPYHTAARAWFMLRTFGAHDVAILDGGLAKWRAEGREIASGKEQLRHRHFTVWADDKGVRTKDQMKANLDSKAEQVLDARSAARFTGEEPDPRPATHAGHIPGSKNLPVGQLFNADGTYKTGETLRAVFEGAGIDLAKPLVTTCGSGITASVLAFGAHLLGNDAAVYDGSWSEWGAASDTPKATGAA; encoded by the coding sequence ATGGACTCGCTGGTAACGACCGAATGGCTGGCAGGTGAATTGGGCGCGAGCGATCTCAGGATCGTCGATGCCACCTTCTTTGCCGGCTTTGGATCACGCGACGCTGCGGCGGAGTTTGAAGCAGCACATATTCCCGGCGCCGTGTTCATGGATCTGAGCGAGATCGCCGATACGTCCAGCGACCTGCCCTCGATGCTGCCGGCACCCGAGAAGTTCGCCAGCCGCATGCAGTCGCTCGGCCTGGGCGATGGCAGCCGCATCGTGCTATACGACAATTCGCCCTACCACACTGCCGCCCGCGCGTGGTTCATGCTGCGCACGTTCGGCGCGCACGATGTCGCGATCCTGGATGGCGGACTGGCCAAGTGGCGGGCGGAAGGCCGCGAAATAGCATCCGGCAAGGAGCAATTGCGGCACCGCCATTTCACCGTCTGGGCCGACGACAAGGGCGTGCGTACCAAGGACCAGATGAAGGCCAATCTCGACAGCAAGGCCGAGCAGGTGCTGGATGCGCGTTCGGCGGCCCGCTTCACCGGCGAGGAACCAGACCCGCGCCCCGCCACCCATGCCGGGCATATTCCGGGTTCGAAGAACCTGCCGGTCGGGCAATTGTTCAACGCCGACGGCACGTACAAGACGGGCGAGACGTTGCGGGCCGTGTTCGAAGGCGCCGGGATCGATCTGGCCAAGCCGCTCGTCACCACCTGCGGATCGGGCATCACCGCCTCCGTGCTGGCGTTCGGGGCGCATCTGCTGGGCAACGATGCCGCGGTATATGACGGCAGCTGGTCCGAATGGGGTGCGGCCAGCGACACGCCGAAGGCGACCGGCGCCGCATGA
- the metC gene encoding cystathionine beta-lyase, translating into MKRDDGRPLDHATRVVSAGRRAEWTQGIVNPPVWRASTILYDSVAELRGRVNDTHHRLFYGRRGTPTQWALADALTELEPGAEGTFLYCSGVAALAAALLSVLSPGDELLLVDSAYDPTRSLATGLLKRMGIGTRFYDPLIGGGIAELIGEDTRAILMESPGSLTMEVQDVPAIVAAAKARGVTTLIDNTWATPLLFPAIAHGVDLTILACTKYVVGHSDAMLGSVTAAPGHFARLRDTSFQLGQVASADDCWLGSRGLRTMAMRLKQHEASALKIARWLAEQPQVARVLHPALPGHPGHEVFLRDFKGASGLFSFVLEGGDDAARSALIDGLELFGIGYSWGGFESLALPVDPQRYRSVTTRDDAGPVVRLQIGLEDPDDLIADLAAGLDRFERAKA; encoded by the coding sequence ATGAAGAGAGACGATGGACGGCCGCTGGACCATGCCACGCGTGTCGTCTCCGCCGGCCGGCGCGCGGAGTGGACGCAGGGGATCGTCAACCCGCCGGTATGGCGCGCGTCGACGATCCTGTACGATTCCGTCGCCGAATTACGCGGGCGGGTGAACGACACGCATCACCGCCTGTTCTACGGCCGGCGCGGCACGCCGACGCAATGGGCGCTGGCGGATGCGCTAACCGAGCTGGAGCCGGGTGCGGAGGGCACGTTTTTGTATTGCTCGGGCGTAGCAGCGCTGGCCGCGGCCTTACTGTCGGTACTGTCGCCGGGCGACGAATTGCTGCTGGTGGACAGCGCCTATGATCCCACCCGGTCGCTGGCCACCGGCCTGCTCAAGCGCATGGGGATCGGCACGCGCTTCTACGATCCGTTGATCGGGGGCGGCATTGCCGAGCTGATCGGCGAGGACACCCGCGCCATCCTGATGGAAAGCCCGGGCAGCCTGACGATGGAGGTGCAGGACGTGCCGGCGATCGTCGCGGCGGCCAAGGCACGCGGCGTGACGACGCTGATCGACAATACCTGGGCGACGCCGTTGCTGTTCCCGGCGATCGCGCATGGCGTCGACCTGACGATCCTCGCCTGCACCAAATATGTCGTGGGCCATTCCGATGCGATGCTGGGATCGGTGACCGCGGCGCCGGGTCATTTTGCCCGGCTGCGGGATACCAGCTTCCAGCTCGGGCAGGTCGCCAGCGCGGACGATTGCTGGCTGGGATCGCGCGGGCTGCGCACCATGGCGATGCGGCTGAAGCAGCATGAGGCCAGCGCGCTGAAGATCGCCCGCTGGCTGGCCGAGCAGCCGCAGGTGGCGCGGGTGCTGCACCCTGCCTTGCCCGGGCATCCGGGGCACGAGGTCTTCCTGCGCGACTTCAAGGGCGCATCGGGGCTGTTCTCGTTCGTGCTGGAGGGCGGGGACGATGCGGCGCGCTCGGCGCTGATCGACGGACTCGAGCTGTTCGGGATCGGTTATAGCTGGGGTGGGTTCGAGAGCCTGGCGCTGCCGGTCGATCCGCAACGCTATCGCAGCGTCACGACGCGGGACGATGCCGGGCCGGTGGTGCGGCTGCAGATCGGGCTGGAAGATCCCGATGACCTGATCGCCGATCTCGCGGCAGGCCTGGATCGTTTCGAACGGGCGAAAGCCTAG
- a CDS encoding TorF family putative porin, protein MMRISTLTLSTLLLLATATPAFAQDEPAGPPPEVDTSTPAFKVTGGVTLVSDYRFRGTTQTDEQGAIQGTVNINHSSGFYVGTWASTIDGDGDTPALTGYGKAEIDLYGGFTKTLSNGLGVDVGLLYYLYTIDEAKGLNTDFFEPYASVSYTLGPVSTKLGAAYAWGGQKGLAGFDVKGGNDDNIYVYGEAALGVPTTPVTLKGHLGYSDGALGSLNAPGTNDNTYFDWSLTAEAVGGPFKVGVSYVDTDISDGQYLGTAPKGFAQARGRGATVLGYVGVSF, encoded by the coding sequence ATGATGCGCATTTCCACACTTACGCTGAGCACGCTGCTGCTGCTCGCTACCGCCACCCCCGCCTTTGCGCAGGACGAACCGGCCGGTCCGCCGCCTGAGGTCGATACCTCGACCCCGGCGTTCAAGGTGACCGGTGGCGTCACGCTGGTGAGCGACTATCGCTTCCGCGGCACGACGCAGACCGATGAACAGGGGGCGATCCAGGGCACGGTCAACATCAACCATTCCTCCGGCTTCTATGTCGGCACCTGGGCCTCGACGATCGACGGTGACGGCGATACGCCGGCGCTGACAGGGTATGGCAAGGCCGAGATCGACCTGTACGGCGGCTTCACCAAGACGCTGTCCAATGGCTTGGGCGTGGATGTCGGCCTGCTCTATTATCTGTACACGATCGACGAGGCCAAGGGGCTCAATACCGACTTCTTCGAGCCGTATGCCTCGGTCAGCTACACGCTGGGGCCGGTGTCGACCAAGCTCGGCGCGGCCTATGCCTGGGGCGGGCAGAAGGGTCTGGCCGGCTTCGACGTCAAGGGCGGCAATGACGACAATATCTACGTTTATGGCGAAGCGGCGCTGGGTGTTCCGACCACGCCCGTGACGCTAAAGGGCCATCTCGGCTATTCGGACGGGGCATTGGGGTCGCTCAACGCGCCGGGGACGAACGACAACACTTACTTCGACTGGTCGCTGACTGCCGAGGCGGTGGGCGGGCCGTTCAAGGTCGGGGTCAGCTATGTCGATACCGACATCAGCGACGGGCAGTATCTCGGCACGGCGCCCAAGGGTTTCGCCCAGGCGCGCGGGCGCGGTGCCACGGTGCTGGGGTATGTCGGGGTGTCGTTCTGA
- a CDS encoding DUF3035 domain-containing protein: MRKVASIATGLGLAVLLAGCGANQRVRPDEFAVARQAPLVIPPDFALVPPAPGAAPSTAGSPNAVALDALFGGTATRSASESAAVSAAGGDAAADGIRSDAGDPGTTVVDKAGTTRDIVAAPEGDGQDARAVTPAPQ, encoded by the coding sequence ATGCGTAAAGTGGCGTCGATCGCAACCGGCCTCGGCCTGGCGGTCCTTCTCGCAGGGTGCGGTGCCAACCAGCGCGTCCGTCCCGACGAATTCGCCGTCGCGCGCCAGGCGCCGCTGGTGATCCCGCCCGATTTCGCGCTCGTGCCGCCGGCCCCCGGCGCTGCTCCCTCGACCGCGGGCAGCCCGAATGCCGTCGCGCTCGACGCGCTGTTCGGCGGCACCGCCACCCGCAGTGCTTCGGAAAGCGCCGCCGTCAGCGCCGCCGGTGGTGACGCCGCGGCCGACGGCATCCGCTCCGATGCCGGCGATCCCGGCACCACGGTGGTCGACAAGGCCGGCACCACGCGCGACATCGTCGCCGCCCCCGAAGGCGACGGCCAGGACGCGCGCGCCGTCACCCCGGCACCGCAATAA